Genomic window (Saccharomyces eubayanus strain FM1318 chromosome XVI, whole genome shotgun sequence):
TATGCGAGAACAATATGCTGGAACAACACGTCTCGTAAAGTACCCATCGTTGAGAGTTTGTATCCAAACTGGTAAGAAATAGTAGAAAAAAGCGCGATTTCCTCAACATCACTCTTTTCTGACACATCTGTGGGCAACAATTAGCTAAAGCgtctttaaaaaaaggcatTAACGGCGTATTCTGCATGTTTCACCACGAAAGAATGAGGTATCTTGTCCGTGACATCAATCCTTAACTTTTCTTGCTTGACTTTATCATGATAGTAATGTGAAAGATGTTTTCTAGTTTCATCAGTAACCCAATGGTCTTTAGTGCTGAACAAAAACCAAGTAAAAATCTCGTTCTCTTCGCAGTAGTTTATAAATTTATCTTGAAACTCCCAGTTAGTGGTTATCTCTTTCATTTCCTGAGAGGCCAGTCCGAGCGATTGACGGACGAACTGCCTGTGAGTCAAGAATAATCTCGTGGACAGTACAGCTCGGGAATCGGTGGTCCCACAACCCATTGATTTGTTAATAATTAATTTCGAAAACCCTTCTGACAAGAcccaataaaaaataacataACTAATAAGTGATAAAACATGAGCCAAGGCGGGGACATAATGTAATGCCGTTGTCATCTTAACGCCCATCTCTGAGGCATGAATATCCATCACAGTTGGAGTAATTAAACCGACTTTTGTTACAGAACCGACCAACTCGTTAGAGAGACAAACTTTTTGAACGATGTAGCCCCCAACCGAATGTCCCatgataatgatttttCTGTCCTTGTGCgaaaaattattaattACTTCAACCTGATGATCTACTTGATCttgtaaagaaaatatcgGGGTATTTGAATGCGCATTCGAACTCATACCAGCATGAGATATACCAAGAATCTCCCACTCAGGATGCTTCAAATGTAAATGATGGATCATCTCTTGATAGTAGTGTAAAAGTCCAGGATTACCAGGGACCCACACCAGCAATGGAGCATCTTTGTTGTCTGTGGTAACTGTGGGCTTAATATTCAATATCGAGCACGGTAACTTGGATTTGGTGTACTCTTGTAtagacatttttttatttggtaGAGTTTTATATTTCAACAATGGGACAGTCCGCCTATAtgttctcttcttcttcacaACACCTTTATAAACTAGCTGTGAccgtaatttttttttttttttttttttttttcgcacCCTGCATAACAGCCACAGTCagtggtttttttttcgggTACTGATTTGCTCGAGCGTAAACGAACCCTGAAAGtggtaagaaaaaagagtaaaaTCACATAAAAGTATACTGATATAAAAGCTAGATAGATATATACAAATTTTAATAAGTGGTAATTTATTTACTTGTGTCTAGTTTTCCATACCGTTTAAAACCTTCAGGTTTGCTTCCACCTCCTGAACACATTGTCTGAAATACACCaattggaaattttgaaatagtTTCACTAAActcaaaatttcagaaCTGTCAGTGATTTCTTCCATTGTTTCCACAGCAACTGTAGTATTGGAGACAAACTCGTCTTCCAGTTTTTCTAAcagtttgttttcttcggAATCTTCAATTGATGGCTGATTAGCTGGTTGTTGTTTTGGATTTTCGTTCGTAACACTATCATCGGCAGTGGCGACCTCGTTTTCCACCTTttttggttcttcttcaggAACCTTTGTTTGGTTTTCCTCTcctgttttattttcagtAGTGAGAGCATCCTCTAAGGGTTTAGGGTTTGCAGTGTTGTCGTTGTTGTCGGCCTCCTTTGAGGTTTCATCCTTTTGAGCTCTCgattgttcttcttttgactTGCCTTCATAACGCATTGTATCAAACTTAAGTCTTGATTCTTCTACTTTTCTGCGTAAGTCATGAACCTTCTTAAAGTCCTCgtttatcaatttttctaattttttgttgaattcTTTAATCATCATAGAATCCATTTCCGCTTTGCCTTCATCGATGTTTTTGTAACATGTTGACCATGAGTCGAAAACTTTGATTAGATTTGATagatcttcatcttcctcctcttcgtcttcgtcttcttcttgttcatcTGTTTCCTGTGCGGCTTTTTTGGACTCCTTTTTCTGCTTCAATTCTGCCTTTTCGTTCTGTTCtaagtttttgaattcgaATTCACAATCAACAGCTGCTTTCGAAATTGCCTGGGCAAAGGACCTTGGCAAAAATGCATCATCATGGTTGGAATCCTTCTTTTTACTCGCGTGTTCCGATTTTTTAGAGCCAAACCATCCGTCTTTATTAAGGGACCACCAATCCGAAATACTTTCCGTTAAATTTGGCGGATAGTCGTAGCCTTCCACTTCGAATGTCTTAGACACTAGCAAAATCCTCTTACAAACTTTCTCCAAAGAATcgcttttcttctccaaaaATTGGTACTGTGGTGGTAATTTGCTTATATCAGATACAGTGCCCAATGATTCTTGGACAAATCTTGTGCGCGATTTGATAGACAATCTTGTTTGCGGATCGTTCAAGTTCACGTTCGCATTTGCCAACGCAGAGTTCAAGGTGTCTTGAGTTTTGTGAGCAGCGGTAGCAATCGAATCGGTGATcttattcaaagaaaatcctGAAAAATAACCAGACATTTTACGCTGAGTTTTACTAGTCAATTGAATAATTAGTGCGTTTTGTTCAACTTCTAAGTGAATATACACGTATTGTAATAgctgcttttttttcttgattatATAACAACCTCTTAGATACTAGATGAAAAGGTAGGCAAAAACTGGAAGATATATCGCGTGCCAAA
Coding sequences:
- a CDS encoding bifunctional triacylglycerol lipase/ester hydrolase, which translates into the protein MSIQEYTKSKLPCSILNIKPTVTTDNKDAPLLVWVPGNPGLLHYYQEMIHHLHLKHPEWEILGISHAGMSSNAHSNTPIFSLQDQVDHQVEVINNFSHKDRKIIIMGHSVGGYIVQKVCLSNELVGSVTKVGLITPTVMDIHASEMGVKMTTALHYVPALAHVLSLISYVIFYWVLSEGFSKLIINKSMGCGTTDSRAVLSTRLFLTHRQFVRQSLGLASQEMKEITTNWEFQDKFINYCEENEIFTWFLFSTKDHWVTDETRKHLSHYYHDKVKQEKLRIDVTDKIPHSFVVKHAEYAVNAFF